One genomic region from Torulaspora delbrueckii CBS 1146 chromosome 4, complete genome encodes:
- the YKT6 gene encoding palmitoyltransferase YKT6 (similar to Saccharomyces cerevisiae YKT6 (YKL196C); ancestral locus Anc_4.303), which translates to MKIYYIGVFRSGGEKALELSEVKDLSQFGFFERGSVGQFMTFFAETVASRTSGGQRQSVEEGNYIGHVYCRSEGLCGVLITDKEYPVRPAYTLLNKILDEYMIAHPVSDWKNVSETNASLHMKELEMYIRKYQDPSQADAIMKVQQELDETKIVLHKTIENVLQRGEKLDNLVDKSESLTASSKMFYKQAKKTNSCCIIM; encoded by the coding sequence ATGAAGATATACTACATTGGGGTGTTCCGTAGCGGTGGCGAAAAGGCCTTGGAATTGAGCGAAGTGAAAGACCTATCGCAGTTTGggttctttgaaagagggAGTGTGGGCCAATTTATGACCTTTTTTGCTGAAACAGTAGCCAGTAGGACTAGTGGAGGTCAAAGGCAGAGTGTCGAAGAAGGAAACTACATTGGACATGTGTACTGTCGTTCAGAGGGCCTCTGTGGTGTGCTCATCACCGATAAGGAATATCCAGTGAGACCTGCATATACgttgttgaacaagataTTAGATGAATATATGATCGCACACCCTGTGAGTGACTGGAAGAACGTAAGCGAGACCAATGCTTCGTTGCATatgaaagaattggagaTGTACATTAGGAAATACCAGGACCCATCGCAAGCCGACGCAATTATGAAAGTCCAACAGGAATTGGACGAAACAAAGATTGTGCTACATAAGACCATTGAGAACGTTTTGCAAAGAGGAGAGAAACTAGATAATTTGGTCGATAAGTCGGAATCTTTGACCGCGAGTTCCAAGATGTTTTACAAGCAGGCCAAGAAAACAAACTCGTGTTGCATAATTATGTAA